The following coding sequences are from one Methanosarcina sp. WWM596 window:
- a CDS encoding ABC transporter substrate-binding protein — MILIKNPGTLILFTVLICSLSLPAGANSDALNSDALKIADSTGDWGYPNPFGHYPRGPGYLRMNLIFETLVWKDENGFIPNLASEWVYDEAETAYIFTLNKNATWTDGTDFSADDVKFTFDYYKEHPYKWGDVSVVESCEVLDADMVKIKLVEPFAPFIHEMAGVIPIIPKHIWENVSDPVSFVGDEALIGTGPYILEDYNREQGSYLYRANSDYYLGTPAFEKLMYLKVSDGQTALQNGDVDLAQIEPEAVSVLEAGGFETYSSSGLFNYKLLINHEIEPFSSKKFRQALAYAIDRQEVLDKAARGYGTPGNLGLLSSSNEWYSLDQAAYEYSPEKARELLEGLGYAREDRMYVKDGKILEVEILTTPTESRTAEIVGAQLEKLGIKVTITSLDKTAKDARTKSRDFELSINGHGGVGRDPEILYEMYTENLSVNSAQYTENEELNEKLLAQLHEMDYDTRLELTAECQKLISEDVPSITLYYPNYYYGSSGKADWFITRGGIAGGFSNMDNKMCLLSREGEGISNSKTGSLGAETDTSPAGSKAGPDSSESVPFLSLSLSIAVLGIAGIIFRQRKN; from the coding sequence ATGATTCTGATTAAAAATCCGGGTACATTAATTCTTTTCACAGTGCTTATCTGCTCTCTTTCTCTTCCCGCGGGAGCAAATTCAGACGCCTTAAATTCAGATGCCTTAAAAATCGCAGATTCAACCGGAGACTGGGGTTATCCCAATCCTTTCGGGCACTATCCGAGAGGTCCCGGTTATCTCAGGATGAACCTGATTTTTGAAACCCTGGTCTGGAAAGATGAAAATGGTTTCATCCCTAACCTCGCCAGTGAATGGGTTTACGATGAAGCCGAAACAGCCTATATTTTCACCCTGAATAAAAACGCCACGTGGACTGACGGCACTGATTTTTCAGCTGATGACGTTAAATTTACTTTTGACTACTACAAAGAACATCCATATAAATGGGGAGATGTTTCCGTTGTGGAAAGCTGCGAGGTCCTGGACGCAGACATGGTAAAAATAAAACTTGTCGAGCCTTTTGCACCTTTCATTCATGAAATGGCGGGGGTTATTCCGATTATCCCCAAACATATCTGGGAAAATGTAAGCGATCCCGTAAGTTTTGTAGGAGATGAAGCCCTGATCGGGACCGGGCCTTACATTCTTGAAGATTATAACAGGGAACAGGGCAGTTACCTTTACAGGGCAAACTCGGATTATTATCTTGGAACTCCTGCTTTTGAAAAGCTGATGTACTTAAAGGTAAGTGACGGGCAAACAGCCCTTCAAAACGGAGATGTGGACCTTGCGCAGATCGAGCCGGAAGCTGTTTCTGTTCTTGAAGCAGGTGGTTTTGAGACTTACAGTTCATCAGGCCTCTTCAACTATAAGCTTTTGATTAACCATGAAATTGAACCTTTTTCCTCAAAAAAGTTTAGACAGGCCCTGGCTTATGCCATAGACCGCCAGGAAGTCCTGGATAAAGCTGCAAGAGGTTACGGGACTCCCGGAAACCTTGGCCTTCTTTCCTCAAGCAATGAATGGTACTCTCTTGATCAGGCTGCCTATGAATATTCCCCGGAAAAAGCCAGGGAACTCCTTGAAGGGCTTGGTTATGCACGTGAAGATAGGATGTATGTAAAGGACGGGAAAATTCTGGAAGTTGAAATCCTGACTACCCCTACAGAATCCCGGACCGCTGAAATTGTAGGGGCTCAGCTCGAAAAACTGGGGATTAAAGTTACAATCACTTCGCTTGATAAGACGGCCAAGGATGCAAGGACTAAAAGCAGGGATTTTGAACTGAGCATAAATGGGCATGGAGGTGTTGGGAGGGATCCTGAGATTCTTTATGAAATGTATACTGAAAATTTGAGTGTCAACAGTGCGCAATACACTGAAAACGAAGAACTGAACGAAAAGCTTCTTGCTCAACTCCATGAGATGGATTATGATACAAGGCTTGAACTCACTGCCGAATGCCAGAAACTCATTTCAGAGGATGTCCCCTCAATAACCCTCTACTATCCCAATTATTACTACGGTTCCAGCGGGAAAGCAGACTGGTTTATAACCAGAGGTGGCATAGCTGGTGGATTTTCCAATATGGATAACAAGATGTGTTTGCTTTCCAGGGAAGGTGAAGGGATATCCAATTCAAAAACAGGATCTCTCGGAGCTGAAACGGATACATCTCCAGCAGGCTCCAAAGCAGGACCTGACAGTTCCGAATCCGTACCTTTTTTGTCTCTTTCCCTATCAATTGCAGTACTGGGAATTGCGGGAATAATCTTCAGACAGAGGAAGAACTGA